In Sphaeramia orbicularis chromosome 5, fSphaOr1.1, whole genome shotgun sequence, the genomic stretch ATATTTTTCTTTCCTGCTCCTGTTTTGCTTAAGGCATTTCTCTAGCATGTGAAGACCCATTCAATAGCAAATTCATGTGCTGTAACGTACAAATAGATTGTGACCAAAATTTAATAACCCTCCAATTCCCCtcagaaacacaataaaagttTATTCTGAtaatacattttttgtttgtcactGATACACAAAATAATGCTGCCTCTAGGTCgttgtatttgtatgttttgtgtgtgtgtgtgtgtgtgtgtgtgtgtgcgtgcgcgcaaGGACAGATTACTggaaaaaatccattagacagcTCTACACAGTGCTGACCACTAGCCAATGTAAAACTGAGAACACAGAATTTGCACCCCTAATGCATTTTGTTTCACCCCCTCTTAATCTCTCAGATTGCAACTATACTTGTCACTACCGCTGCCGTCCGTTCATCCAGCTGGACTGTTACACAGATGGAAATCCATTGACGGATCAGACAGATTCTTCAGTCGATGTGATCGAGACAGACACAAACGTGGTAAGAAAAAATGATTTAGTGTGACTGCTTATCAAAAGTTAATTATtttcacataaataataaatgtatttaattttttaaacctAAATTTAGGTTTAAACAGTGAATTATCGACCGTGGATATGTTTGAGCAGATGGATGCAGATCACTGTGCCATATGTCCACAGAGATACAGCTTTTATTGCCTTTGTATTGTCAAGAAATCAATATAGCAAGTTACTCAGGTCAGGAGAAAGCTGAGGGGAGGGGATGACTTTACACTCTCACAATAAAACAGCTGCCCTGGATtcagaacaataaaaaaatagTCTGATACTATTTTGGGAATTTGACAGCCACaacttatcaaaaaaaaaaaattccaatagtTATAAACATTATTTGATATTTATAGTAATGTCTGGGTTTAACAAGGGTGAACTGTAGGGTTGTATGAGAATTTGTTGATCTCCAAGGGAGTGGACTGGTCGCTCAGACATCTTTGTGGAGTTTTATTGTTAGGGAGGAGCTTATCGAAATGCAGAGGTCAAAAGAGCAGTTAGAAAAATCAGGTCCCTCCAGACAGATGAGAGACAGAGGACAGCAcaagtgtttgtttgttctggAAAAGGACCACTGATATATAATTCTGGAAATTCCTCCACGACACTCACTTGAATATTGAAGATGACCTGGGGAGACACAGCAAGTGAAGTATTTGGCAGTAAGGATGACAGAGACTCAGAGGTGGAGATGTATTTTACTGCATATACGTCTTTTTTTCACAAAGACAACAGGGAAACGGTGAGGTTTCTCTTTTTACTGAGgctgtttttattgattgatattattatattaattgaTGGATGTCTATTTTCTAAAAGCAGACAATAATAAGATTGTTTCTGTTCTGTGTCTGTTTTTCTCTACAATGACAGCTTATTTATCAAGACATTCTGCTGACACCATGTGGTATAAATGCTGTACTGAACCTGCTGTTGTTTTCAGGATGAACAGATCGAATGGAGTAAACGGGAGTTAACTGCTGCTGAGATTCAACAAAAGATTAAGGAGTACAATGCTCAGACCAATAGCAATCTCTACATGTTGGTTGTGAGTGACAAAGTATATTCTCTTTAAACATTTAAGCATGCATTAACTGCATTTTAATTGTAGTAGAGAACTAAATGTAGATTGTGTTCATACTTGTGTTTTAACCTGTCTAACCTGCAGAATAAAGACGGCTCCTACACTGGTTTCATCAAAGTCCACTTTGAGTTAGTTCGTCCAATCTCCCTCCCACATCATCAGAATCTATTCCCAACTCAGGAGGAAGATAAACCAACCAAACGGATGAAAAGGCGGACGTCGTTCTACCTCCCCAAAGATACTGCCAAGCACCTCCATATAAGCTCCCAAACACGAGTACGAGAAGTCATTGTGGCGTTGCTCAAAAAGTTTACTGTGGTGGACAACCCTGCTAAGTTCGCCTTATTTGAACGTGCAGAAAGACAAAGTCAAGGTAGGAAATCATACTtgagtaaaatataaaaataccaaTTTGAAAATGATGACTTACtggctttttttccctcttttattttattttttttttaaactttttagtGTACATGCGTAAACTGTCTGATGATGAGCACCCTCTCTTCCTACGTTTGTGTGCTGGCCCCAGTGAAAAGGCCCTGAGTCTGGTTTTGAAAGAAAACGAAACGGGGGATGTAAATGTAAGATCCATTGTGAAAATATGTTCATACTAAAGCAAAAGGCTAAAGATCCATGTATGTCCCATGATATAACAAtgttaaattaaatgtttttattgttctcTTACAGTGGGATGCATTCAGCTTCCCTGAGTTGTGCAACTTTCTGCGAATCCTGCAGCGTGAGGAAGAGGAGCATGTCCGACAGATTGTGAAGCGCTATGCTCTCGCAAGAGACAAGATGAAGCAGGCCATGGCAACGATTACTACTCCTGGTTGATTTTTCATGTAGCCAGAGACACTCAGCAGATCCACTCTGCTATTCTCTGTAGTATTGTGGatcaacaaaaaaaaggaaaggaaaggaaaggaaaggaaaggaaaggaaaggaaaggaaaggaaaggaaaggaaaggaaaggaaaggaaaggaaaggaaaggaaaggaaaggaaaagaccTCAACAATGTAGTTTTGAATAATGATATTTAATGTGAATTAATGTGGCATAGAATCTGCCACTTTTTGCGCAAACAGAGCCATTATTGTGAACAGCAAACACTCAACTGGatgcagttttttcctgaaaaatcaTGCTGCTTGATTAGATTAGTTACAGTAAGTTTAACACTTTGAGTCATTTGGgtaattttacatttaattttcatGATTTTGTTTGTACATTATAAGTGTTTTTAAACTTTGGCACTTTAATAAACCTGTTGGACAAGTAAAAATGTATAGCTatgagtttattttattattattatctaataaACTTATCATGAAAATTTGTGGATCAGTTGATGTAATTGTTGGGTGATAAGGTTTGAGTTGCACTTGATTTTTCAGTTCCAGTATTTTGAAGGTAAGTCAAGCAACAAAGTtacaaacaactttttttttacagatcctGAGGCTactaaaacaggaaaaacaggaagtgaaactAAAACTAATTTTGGTTTGACTGATAACAATGTCTGTGTTTAGACTATTTCACGGCAAAACTCATGAGCTAAGTGTAAGAGAGAATGTGACAGCATGGAAATGACCTAAATTAATGTTGTAGTTTAGCAGAATTCACCAAGCGTCAACAGATTACAGAGGTCAAAGCAGTTTAATCAGATCCTTTAATTATGTCAAGTAAAAGTGAAAATGCCACAGGAAACTATTTCATTATGGGTAAAGGTCCTGAATTCAAAATATACCTCATGGCCATAGAAGTTTTGAAGTAGCCTATTTTCAACAATGTTGTGATACACTGGGGAAAAAAACTGCTTAAAATATAGAATGGCTTCTTTgaaaatgttatatcacaaatatTGGCTTATTCTGGTTTTATTGCAAGAGTAGTTCATCAATATTGTATTGAAACCAATATTAAATAGTCTCCTTTGTATAGATGGGTCGATTAGTTGTTGAGCAGACTACGAAATCATACCATAAAATCATTATATTAGTCTATGTCAAAAGTAACAATAAAGTCTAAGtgatggagtaaaaagtacattaTTTAGTTATctctgaaatgcaatggaattacaagaaaatgaagtAGTCTATGGCACAAGTGTTC encodes the following:
- the rassf1 gene encoding ras association domain-containing protein 1 — translated: MAKCELIELKDLSVNDPIELAAPAARPTPPPVNPGPPSHFHIVRLVGDTVSIETPLCHSGEAGSGHDFQPFSYTHLTWCDLCGEFIWGVYQQSLRCTNCNYTCHYRCRPFIQLDCYTDGNPLTDQTDSSVDVIETDTNVDEQIEWSKRELTAAEIQQKIKEYNAQTNSNLYMLVNKDGSYTGFIKVHFELVRPISLPHHQNLFPTQEEDKPTKRMKRRTSFYLPKDTAKHLHISSQTRVREVIVALLKKFTVVDNPAKFALFERAERQSQVYMRKLSDDEHPLFLRLCAGPSEKALSLVLKENETGDVNWDAFSFPELCNFLRILQREEEEHVRQIVKRYALARDKMKQAMATITTPG